Within Candidatus Deferrimicrobiaceae bacterium, the genomic segment TCGGTCCTCTTCCTGATTGCGTGGCACTTTCTTCTGTACATAATCTGCGAGTTCATCGAGTTTTCCCCGGCCGTCGCCGAGTGGCTGAACTGGGAGAAGGCCCGCAGGGTCGTGGAGAAGATGACGATGGTAACGGTCATCTTCGGCATCACCCTCTCCACGCTCCACCAGTCCGGGCTGGGGGCGCTCTTTCTTCTGGCGCCCGCCAAGATCCACCCGCTGTGGTATTCGAACTACATCCCGGTCCTCTTCTTCGTGTCGAGCATTTTCGCCGGGCTGTCGATGGTGATCATCGAGAGCACCTTCACCCATAAGGTCTTCCATGACAAGATCGGCAATACCCTGCGCGCCTCCCACGACGACATCCTCCTGGGTCTCGCCAAGGGTTGCATCGGCGCGCTTTTCGCCTACCTGTTCCTGAAGGTCATCGAAATGGTCCACGGCGGGCACTGGGACCTGCTCGCCACGCCGATGGGCTACTGGTACCTGGTGGAGGTCGTAGGCTTCGTGGTGCTCCCGATCTTCCTGTTCGGGGCCGCGATCCGGAGGCGCAGCGTGAGACTCGTCCAGTTCACGTCGTTCTTCACGGCGCTCGGGGTGATCCTCAACCGGCTGAACGTATCCGTCATCGCGTTCAAGTGGTACGCGCCGGTCCGGTACTACCCCTCCTGGATCGAGATCTGGGTGACGCTCGCCGTCATCAGCATGGAACTGTGGGTGTTCCGTTGGGTGATCAACAGGATGCCGGTCTTCACGGAACACCCGAAGGCAGCGAAGGAGGAGATTATCCCCGTCGCGGAGGTGGTGAGATGGAAGGCTTCAGCTTCGTAGACATCTATGCTACGAAAGGGATCGAGTACCTGATCGTCATCGGGTTCCTGGCCACGTTCGTGTTATTCTCCTGGTACGTTGCGCTCCGGGGAGAGGAACCCAGGGAGGCAAGGCACACCGCGGAGTTCTTCGAGTGGTTCCGGGTCCCCAGGGAGTTTCTCTTCCACCAGGGGCACGGATGGGTGAAAGCCGGGAACGAGGGTGTCGTGACCGTGGGCCTGGACGACTTCGCCCAGAAGCTCGTCGGGAAGGTCGATTTCATCGATCTGCCCTCCGTCGGGTCCAGGCTGGCCCAGGGGGAGAAGGGGTGGGTCCTCCGGGCGGGCGCCCAGGCCATCCCCATGCTCTCCCCGCTCGACGGCGAGGTCGTGGCGGTGAACGAGGAAGCCGCGCGCTCCCCGGAAATCGTCAACGAGGACCCGTACGAAAAGGGCTGGCTGCTCAAGGTCCGCCCGGCGAGGCTCGCGGCGAACCGGACGAACCTGCTCACGGGACGCCTCGCGCGGAGGTGGACGGAAGAGGCCCTGCACGAAC encodes:
- the nrfD gene encoding NrfD/PsrC family molybdoenzyme membrane anchor subunit, whose product is MKRKNNDTGRARNALHAVREFARFLASEMKPKGKIGTPFNVITGTIIVVGIALIAIRFYLGLGAVTNLSQDYPWGILKGFNLFVGVAFAGGAYVLTFVVYIMKLKKYEPIVRVTVLNGFLAYVFYAGALLLELGRPWNVVNPIIGNSFGFSSVLFLIAWHFLLYIICEFIEFSPAVAEWLNWEKARRVVEKMTMVTVIFGITLSTLHQSGLGALFLLAPAKIHPLWYSNYIPVLFFVSSIFAGLSMVIIESTFTHKVFHDKIGNTLRASHDDILLGLAKGCIGALFAYLFLKVIEMVHGGHWDLLATPMGYWYLVEVVGFVVLPIFLFGAAIRRRSVRLVQFTSFFTALGVILNRLNVSVIAFKWYAPVRYYPSWIEIWVTLAVISMELWVFRWVINRMPVFTEHPKAAKEEIIPVAEVVRWKASAS
- a CDS encoding glycine cleavage system protein H, whose protein sequence is MEGFSFVDIYATKGIEYLIVIGFLATFVLFSWYVALRGEEPREARHTAEFFEWFRVPREFLFHQGHGWVKAGNEGVVTVGLDDFAQKLVGKVDFIDLPSVGSRLAQGEKGWVLRAGAQAIPMLSPLDGEVVAVNEEAARSPEIVNEDPYEKGWLLKVRPARLAANRTNLLTGRLARRWTEEALHELRHTMGGNLGPLYQDGGTTLPVYLNGGAATTVSARAMYGEGWETKVREQFLTEGMS